One part of the Amblyraja radiata isolate CabotCenter1 chromosome 43, sAmbRad1.1.pri, whole genome shotgun sequence genome encodes these proteins:
- the znhit1 gene encoding zinc finger HIT domain-containing protein 1 — MVEKKRESAGRWQEGGGRRVLDPATRQRRLCRQLDALERDNFQDDPHANLPQLKRLPQFDDPHTEAAKKKKKTRGDHFKQRFRKNFQSLLEEQNLSSTDGPNYLTACVDASKLPQRHFCAVCGFPSNYTCVSCGARYCCIKCLGTHQETRCLKWTV; from the exons ATGGTGGAGAAGAAGCGAGAGAGCGCGG GCAGGTGGCAGGAGGGCGGTGGGCGAAGGGTCCTCGACCCGGCCACCCGACAACGTCGCCTCTGTCGCCAGCTCGACGCCCTGGAGCGCGACAACTTCCAGGACGACCCGCACGCCAACCTCCCGCAGCTCAAACGCCTGCCGCAGTTCGACGACCCTCACACCGAGGCTG caaagaagaagaagaaaactcGCGGGGATCATTTTAAGCAACGATTCCGCAAGAATTTCCAGTCTCTGTTGGAGGAGCAG AACCTGAGTTCAACTGATGGGCCGAACTACCTAACGGCTTGCGTCGATGCCTCCAAACTTCCCCAACGCCACTTCTGTGCCGTCTGCGGTTTCCCGTCCAACTACACTTGCGTCTCGTGTGGTGCCCGCTACTGCTGTATCAAGTGCCTGGGCACGCATCAGGAAACCAG GTGCCTGAAGTGGACAGTGTGA